aacaaaaacaatttgaaaacaataacACATATTTATGTAAGGTAAAGTAACTGAAATATTATGACtcaaatattacattttagtgaataaaacaaaaaatttataattttgaatataattgaaatattattattatattttaaaatgattgtatgaattgattaaaaataaactgGGTAGTAAGGTAATTAGGGGGCAGGTGGTGAGTTGGTTTATATAAGTAATTTCTTTCATTCCCCGCTATCTACTTACAAGTTACAACTCTACTTAAAAGCTCCTTATCTATGGAAGAGCAAGACGAAAAAGAGCTGCAATTACTCCCCACTTCTCTCACCATTGCTTCACCATCCCCTACGTTATCTCATTCTTCATCGCTAACATACCGGTCGACGACGATGATGAGCGATCAATTCGTAGGGCCGTCATCATCACTTGACTTGCAGCTATCAATCAGTCTGAAGCCAGTCCATCAACATCCATCAAACCGTAACGATTTCGATCGCGTTGAGTCATTGAAACAACGGACGGCGGAGCAAATCCGGTTGGCGGCCATCGAGAAGGCTTACGCGGAGCGAGTTCGGGAGCTCACAAAGAGGGAAATGGAGATGGCTCGGTCCGATTTCGCGAGAGCTAAACATGTTTGGAAAAGAGCAAGGGAAGATGTTGAAAAAGctgagaaaatgaaggaaagagCAACGTTGCAGATAGATTCTACGTGCATGGAGATCACTTGCCAATCTTGTAGGCAAAGGTTCAAGCCTTAATCATATGTTACTTTTGAATGTGTATGTACGTTGAATGTATCCGAGTTTTATTTCGTactcaaatctattttttaactCATTTGGATGATTTTGTTTAGGGATGAGAAAAATTTTCCCAGGAAATAATGATTCGGTATTATTAAGTTTTGGTATTTTAAGTAATTCAAGATCGAAATAATGGCATTTTTGAAGCAAGATTTTAGAGGGTCTGGGAGCCAAGGCAAGCAGATATGCTTGTAATTGCTGTCAAAACCTCGAATTTGATGTATAAGAGGATATTATCTTTAATCGAAttcatgataaaataaaataaaaagttaatcaATTGCGTCATATTCTGACACTTCACTTGAATACCTTAACGAGTGAAATTGAGAAACTTGATTTtgatagaaaagaaataaaagaatgagGGGTAAGTAATTTGAAGAAGACAGGAAATACCAGTTGGATTCAACTTgttttaactatatatatatatatatatatcagaaaCCAAACCACCCCACTACACATGTCTGGGATCCAACACAAAAAACCAGACATTTTATTGATAGGATTGAATGAGCATCTGTCAGAGGACCTAAATAGTGAATTAGTGTCAAATGTCAATGGAATTTAGTTTCATTTGCGCCCTGTTAAACATCTACTCTTATTTGTTACTTATCTTAAATCCGAGCAACATAGATATGAGCAGTTGAAATATAGATTCCTTGctttgtatttgtttatttggttaCAAGCATAGAAATGCAACAGTCCATAAAGTTGAAGGTGCAGTATGCAGATGTAGGGCATGGGCAAGCAGACAATCAAACAAGTTATTATGACAAAAACCTTAACATTTGTCTTCTCACATTTGTCCACACATATTTGTATATCATGAAGTCATACTGTTTTGTTTCTTAAAAGCTTAGacgaaatttttatttaaatttccccattttataaaataattaatctttttACATAACATCAAATagcaaattagttttttttttgggttaaaaaaattatctatttgtattgttaaaaattgattgCCTACAGGAATAATTTGACAGCGACACATGGCATACTATGTTGACATACAAAAACCACTTTTTAATGTAGAAATAGATGGAACTTTTAAGAGAATGTCCAATTTA
The window above is part of the Gossypium raimondii isolate GPD5lz chromosome 9, ASM2569854v1, whole genome shotgun sequence genome. Proteins encoded here:
- the LOC105800842 gene encoding zinc finger protein SHOOT GRAVITROPISM 5, producing the protein MEEQDEKELQLLPTSLTIASPSPTLSHSSSLTYRSTTMMSDQFVGPSSSLDLQLSISLKPVHQHPSNRNDFDRVESLKQRTAEQIRLAAIEKAYAERVRELTKREMEMARSDFARAKHVWKRAREDVEKAEKMKERATLQIDSTCMEITCQSCRQRFKP